One window of the Vigna radiata var. radiata cultivar VC1973A chromosome 1, Vradiata_ver6, whole genome shotgun sequence genome contains the following:
- the LOC106762377 gene encoding putative leucine-rich repeat receptor-like serine/threonine-protein kinase At2g24130 — MITATTPVDLRLMIFMLCVVSQVVDGEQQMRCLPKEREALLQFKAAIVNRYAMLSSWTTPDCYQWEGIRCSNLTSHIIGLHLHGDYYEFYVRGEIHKSLMELPKLQYLNLSHNYFPGSHIPEFLASLRNLRYLDLSLCDFGGEIPSQLGFLSHLKYLNLAWNSLEGLIPHQLGNLSQLRHLDLSGNSFKGNIPSQLGNLFRLQYLSLNGNSFEENIPSQLGNLSHCSILILVTILLKEIYHLNLEISPSYKSSIFLIKSFGNACSLLSLDISNNSLSDELPIIISHLSGCARYSLQELCLHMNQISGTLHDFSTFTSLKRLYLSENKLNGEIPENISFPSKLEELYIDSNSLKGVLSDYHFTNMSKLHILDLSDNSLALTFTQNWVLPFQLFIINLRSCKLGPTFPKWLQTQNKYFNIDVSKAAISDIVPKWFWAKLPLQKVTTMNISYNHLRGEIPIEIEKLSGLISLNLSRNNLIGKIPSNIGKLVSLDSLDLSRNWHVGSIPLSLAQIYGLGVLDLSHNHLSGQIPIGTQLQSFNKSSYENNIDLCGSPLENCYIDEKLAQEPNVKVYKDEYSFFNNDFLHKYGNWMYSKFLDGVWLNLIQAFLETFLFQLLE, encoded by the exons ATGATAACAGCCACAACTCCTGTTGATTTAAGATTGATGATTTTTATGCTGTGTGTGGTGTCGCAGGTTGTTGATGGAGAACAGCAAATGAGATGCCTTCCAAAAGAGAGGGAAGCACTCCTCCAATTCAAGGCTGCCATTGTTAATCGTTATGCCATGCTCTCTTCTTGGACCACTCCCGACTGCTACCAATGGGAGGGGATTCGCTGCAGCAACCTCACCTCCCATATTATAGGCCTCCACCTTCATGGAGACTATTATGAGTTTTATGTGAGGGGAGAGATCCACAAGTCGTTGATGGAGTTGCCAAAATTACAGTATTTGAACCTCAGTCATAATTATTTTCCAGGGAGTCACATTCCAGAGTTTCTTGCTTCTCTCAGAAACTTGAGATATCTTGATCTCTCGTTATGTGATTTTGGCGGAGAAATTCCCAGTCAATTAGgctttctttctcatttgaaATACTTAAATCTTGCTTGGAATTCTTTAGAGGGTTTAATCCCTCATCAGCTTGGAAATCTCTCCCAATTGCGGCATCTTGATCTTAGTGGCAATTCTTTTAAAGGAAATATACCATCTCAACTAGGAAATCTCTTCCGGTTGCAATATCTTAGTCTCAATGGCAattcttttgaagaaaatataccATCTCAACTTGGAAATCTCTCCCATTGCAGTATCTTGATCTTAGTGACAATTCTTTTAAAGGAAATATACCATCTCAATTTGGAAATCTCTCCCAGTTACAAGAGCTCTATCTTTCTGATAAAATCATTTGGAAATGCATGTTCTCTGTTGTCATTGGACATCTCTAATAATAGCTTGAGTGATGAGCTTCCAATCATAATTTCTCACTTGTCTGGATGTGCTAGATATTCATTACAAGAATTATGTCTACACATGAATCAAATCAGTGGCACACTACATGACTTCTCAACATTCACatctttaaaaagattatatctTTCTGAAAATAAGCTAAATGGAGAGATCCCAGAGAATATTTCATTTCCATCTAAACTGGAGGAACTCTACATAgattcaaattctttaaaaggTGTGCTTAGTGACTATCATTTCACTAACATGTCTAAGTTACATATATTAGATTTATCTGATAATTCATTGGCATTGACATTTACCCAAAATTGGGTTCTACCCTTTCAGTTGTTCATCATAAACTTGAGATCTTGCAAATTAGGTCCAACATTTCCGAAGTGGTTGCagacacaaaataaatattttaatattgatgtTTCAAAAGCTGCAATCTCAGATATTGTTCCTAAATGGTTTTGGGCTAAATTACCACTGCAAAAAGTAACGACAATGAATATTTCATACAATCATCTGCGAg GAGAAATTCctattgaaatagaaaaattatctGGATTGATCTCATTGAACTTATCAAGAAACAATTTGATTGGAAAAATTCCTTCAAACATTGGAAAGTTAGTATCACTGGATTCTCTTGATTTGTCAAGAAATTGGCATGTTGGTTCAATTCCTTTAAGTCTTGCTCAAATTTATGGACTTGGTGTGCTAGATTTGTCTCACAACCATCTAAGTGGACAAATTCCTATAGGTACACAATTACAGAGTTTCAATAAATCtagttatgaaaataatatcGATCTATGTGGATCACCACTCGAGAATTGTTATATTGATGAGAAGCTAGCACAAGAACCAAATGTTAAAGTTTATAAAGATGAATATTCATTTttcaataatgattttttaCATAAGTATGGCAATTGGATGTACTCTAAGTTTCTTGACGGTGTTTGGCTCAATCTTATTCAAGCTTTCTTGGAGACATTCTTATTTCAACTTCTTGAATAA